One region of Pyramidobacter sp. YE332 genomic DNA includes:
- a CDS encoding GTP-binding protein: MRFATFSGPPSSGKTSVILRTVSEMRKKSARICVLNFDCLATDDGRLYRENGVDCAVGLAGSLCPDHYFVSNIDDCFDWGTRNGYDLMVSESAGLCNRCSPHIQGCLSICVIDSLMGIGAPKKIGPMLKMADIVVITKGDIVSQAEREIFALKVRQANPRGIVMHINGITGQGAYRLAALLQQAGEPDTLKGAKLRISMPSALCSYCLGETRIGKEKQKGNVRRMDLDQAVTHHEKHEDT; encoded by the coding sequence ATGAGATTTGCAACGTTTTCGGGGCCTCCCTCGTCGGGAAAGACCTCGGTCATCCTGCGGACTGTCTCGGAAATGCGGAAAAAAAGCGCCAGGATATGCGTCTTGAATTTTGACTGCCTCGCCACCGACGACGGCCGCCTGTATCGGGAGAACGGCGTCGACTGCGCCGTGGGACTTGCCGGAAGCCTGTGTCCGGATCATTACTTCGTCAGCAATATCGACGACTGCTTCGATTGGGGGACGCGGAACGGGTACGATCTGATGGTCAGCGAAAGCGCGGGCCTGTGCAATCGCTGTTCGCCCCATATTCAGGGATGCCTTTCCATCTGCGTGATCGACAGTCTGATGGGCATCGGCGCGCCGAAAAAAATCGGCCCCATGCTGAAAATGGCGGACATCGTGGTGATCACCAAAGGCGACATCGTCTCGCAGGCGGAGCGGGAGATCTTTGCCTTAAAGGTTCGTCAGGCCAATCCGCGAGGGATCGTCATGCATATCAACGGCATCACGGGACAGGGCGCGTACCGGCTGGCGGCGCTCTTGCAGCAGGCGGGAGAACCCGACACGCTTAAGGGCGCCAAGCTTCGGATCAGTATGCCCTCGGCGCTCTGTTCCTATTGTCTGGGCGAAACGCGGATCGGAAAGGAAAAACAAAAAGGGAACGTCCGGAGAATGGACCTGGATCAGGCGGTAACGCATCATGAGAAACACGAAGATACGTGA
- a CDS encoding ATP-binding cassette domain-containing protein has product MRNTKIRELFARFPGSEDFFEVNSLHPRDGNLTVAQYIESLAYAFVTDMGIDHEALLERFDLFMEQLVDLRRGVSFDVRVLTILGGEDKHGAPEVDEIEIRQGEVVCVVGPTGSGKSRLLADIEWMAQGDTPTKRRILINGREPPEEWRFSLDKRLVAQLSQNMNFVMDITVVDFLKLHAASRNRERGDRLAEKVIQRANELSGEPFDPAAPLTALSGGQSRALMVADIAYLSFSPIVLIDEIENAGIDRERALELLIQNQKIVLIVTHDPLLALRSDRRMVIRDGGISGIIETTAEEKACLSELYRMDRVLMNYRERLRNGKTLAAKEDSEG; this is encoded by the coding sequence ATGAGAAACACGAAGATACGTGAGCTTTTCGCCCGCTTTCCCGGCTCGGAAGACTTCTTCGAAGTCAATAGTCTCCATCCGCGGGATGGAAATCTGACCGTAGCGCAGTATATCGAGTCTTTGGCTTATGCTTTTGTCACCGATATGGGGATCGATCATGAAGCGCTTCTGGAGAGATTCGATCTGTTTATGGAGCAGCTCGTTGATTTGCGCCGCGGCGTTTCCTTCGACGTGCGCGTCTTGACGATTCTCGGCGGGGAAGATAAGCATGGCGCTCCGGAAGTGGATGAGATCGAGATCCGCCAAGGGGAAGTCGTCTGCGTCGTGGGCCCTACGGGATCGGGAAAAAGCAGGCTGCTGGCGGATATCGAATGGATGGCCCAGGGAGATACGCCCACAAAGCGGAGGATCCTGATCAATGGACGCGAGCCGCCTGAAGAGTGGCGTTTCTCGCTGGATAAGCGACTGGTGGCGCAGCTGTCCCAGAACATGAACTTTGTGATGGACATCACCGTCGTCGATTTTCTCAAGCTGCACGCCGCCAGCAGAAATCGTGAACGGGGAGATCGTCTGGCGGAAAAGGTCATTCAAAGGGCGAATGAACTGTCCGGCGAGCCGTTCGATCCCGCCGCGCCTCTGACCGCGCTCAGCGGCGGTCAGTCCCGCGCGTTGATGGTGGCGGACATTGCGTATCTGAGCTTTTCGCCGATCGTGCTGATCGATGAGATCGAAAACGCCGGCATAGATCGGGAGCGGGCTTTGGAATTGCTGATCCAAAATCAGAAGATCGTGCTGATCGTGACCCATGATCCGTTGCTTGCGCTGCGCAGCGATCGCCGGATGGTGATCCGCGACGGCGGGATATCCGGGATCATCGAGACGACGGCGGAAGAAAAGGCGTGCCTGAGCGAGCTGTACCGCATGGACCGCGTTCTGATGAACTATCGCGAGCGTCTGAGAAATGGAAAAACGCTCGCAGCGAAAGAAGACTCCGAAGGATGA
- a CDS encoding aspartate carbamoyltransferase catalytic subunit, with protein MSWNRKNLLDLNDWTPQDFEDFVKRALALKPRLVSVPKRPLDSLRGLTVANLFFENSTRTRNSFDVAERMTGAEVIDWSASGSSMSKGESLRDTVWTLCEMGVNGLVVRHSATGMPYYIQKLVPHVPVFNAGDGARSHPTQGLLDVTAAVERLGSLKGKTLAIIGDVRYSRVARSDVKAFRGMGARVILSGPRTLMPTRPEALGAEYEPDPRAAAAQADILGLLRVQLERQEAGLFPSVKEYHARYGATEELLACARPGAVVMHPAPINRGVEVASSVADGPSSLIREQVLCGVLTRMALLDICLGGGAR; from the coding sequence ATGTCCTGGAACCGAAAGAACCTGCTCGATCTGAACGACTGGACGCCGCAGGATTTCGAGGATTTCGTGAAGCGCGCTCTGGCGTTGAAACCGCGCCTTGTGAGCGTGCCGAAGCGGCCGCTCGATTCGCTGCGAGGCCTCACCGTGGCGAATCTTTTCTTCGAGAATTCCACGCGCACCCGCAACTCGTTCGACGTCGCCGAACGGATGACCGGGGCCGAGGTGATCGACTGGAGCGCTTCCGGATCGAGCATGTCCAAGGGCGAGAGCCTGCGCGACACGGTCTGGACGCTCTGCGAGATGGGAGTCAACGGGCTGGTGGTGCGCCATTCCGCGACGGGGATGCCTTATTACATCCAGAAGCTCGTGCCGCACGTCCCGGTGTTCAACGCCGGCGACGGCGCGCGCAGCCACCCGACGCAAGGTTTGCTCGACGTCACGGCGGCCGTGGAGCGTTTGGGCAGTCTGAAGGGGAAAACGCTGGCGATCATCGGCGACGTCCGTTACAGCCGCGTGGCGCGCAGCGACGTCAAAGCCTTTCGCGGCATGGGCGCGCGCGTGATCCTCAGCGGCCCGCGCACGCTGATGCCGACGCGTCCCGAGGCGCTGGGCGCGGAGTACGAGCCCGACCCGCGCGCGGCGGCCGCGCAGGCGGACATCCTCGGCCTGCTGCGCGTGCAGCTGGAGCGTCAGGAAGCGGGGCTGTTCCCGTCGGTAAAGGAATATCACGCGCGCTACGGCGCCACGGAGGAACTGCTGGCCTGCGCCCGTCCCGGCGCGGTGGTGATGCATCCGGCGCCGATCAACCGCGGCGTCGAGGTCGCTTCGTCGGTGGCCGACGGCCCGTCGAGCCTGATCCGCGAGCAGGTGCTCTGCGGCGTGCTGACGCGTATGGCTCTGCTCGACATTTGCCTGGGAGGTGGCGCGCGATGA
- a CDS encoding dihydroorotase family protein — protein sequence MSSRYAVDPRTLKLSEKVLEAWRIPAAIDLFCRAGAKSGAALAAEARRGGWGLTALTAEAGSDGPGALKAARLLASEDGAGVWPLPAALRDNGAMAEIGLMARDGEKLFCVPEGFEDWRRLRALFCYASGLGCRLAVRPCLGELCAFGQINDGDAADRLGMKGVPAVAEAIAVAAVLTLAGEWGVPLHVRGVSCRASLEAIRAARDGGQDVTCDVPFMNLLHTEDEYDAASLEGALKVWPVLRGADDRAALWRALDEGLIAAVVSNHCARSADQLSLPFEEIPFGSEKLNGVLPELLDGWEAQGRPCGIERLLAALGEGPAKVLGRPAAGRTLLVRAASGWRAFYEDE from the coding sequence ATGAGTTCTCGTTATGCCGTGGATCCGCGAACGCTGAAACTTTCCGAAAAAGTCCTGGAAGCCTGGCGCATCCCCGCCGCGATCGACCTGTTCTGCCGCGCCGGCGCCAAAAGCGGCGCGGCGCTGGCCGCGGAAGCCCGCCGCGGCGGCTGGGGGCTGACGGCCCTGACGGCCGAAGCCGGCAGCGACGGCCCGGGCGCGTTGAAGGCCGCCCGCCTGCTGGCGTCGGAAGACGGCGCGGGGGTGTGGCCGCTGCCCGCGGCGCTGCGCGACAACGGCGCGATGGCCGAGATCGGCCTGATGGCGCGAGACGGCGAAAAGCTGTTCTGCGTGCCCGAAGGATTCGAAGACTGGCGGCGGCTGCGGGCGCTGTTCTGCTACGCTTCCGGGCTGGGCTGCCGCCTCGCCGTGAGGCCGTGCCTGGGCGAGCTGTGCGCTTTCGGCCAGATCAACGACGGCGACGCGGCCGACCGGCTGGGCATGAAAGGCGTCCCCGCCGTCGCCGAAGCGATCGCCGTGGCGGCGGTCCTGACGCTGGCGGGCGAGTGGGGCGTGCCGCTGCACGTGCGCGGCGTCAGCTGCCGCGCTTCGCTGGAAGCGATCCGTGCGGCGCGGGACGGCGGGCAGGACGTGACCTGCGACGTGCCCTTCATGAACCTGCTCCATACCGAAGACGAGTACGACGCGGCGTCCCTTGAGGGCGCGCTCAAAGTCTGGCCGGTGCTGCGCGGCGCGGACGACCGCGCCGCCCTGTGGCGGGCGCTCGACGAAGGTCTGATCGCGGCGGTCGTGAGCAATCACTGCGCGCGCAGCGCCGATCAGCTGAGCCTGCCTTTCGAGGAGATCCCCTTCGGCAGCGAAAAGTTGAACGGCGTCCTGCCGGAACTGCTGGACGGCTGGGAGGCGCAGGGCCGCCCCTGCGGCATCGAACGGCTGCTGGCGGCCCTCGGCGAGGGGCCGGCGAAAGTGCTCGGCCGTCCCGCCGCCGGGCGCACGCTGCTGGTTCGCGCCGCATCGGGCTGGCGGGCATTTTACGAAGACGAATGA
- a CDS encoding carbamoyl phosphate synthase small subunit, with the protein MRTLREKAYLVLQNGRVFAGERFGAAGDVTAEIVFATGMTGYLETLTDPSYHGEIVVQTFPLIGDCGVIREDFESPRPRLSAYIVRELCDAPSNFRSGGTLDDYLRESGVAGLAGVDTRTLTRIIREHGAMNAAVCSRLPEDLPAFTADLAGRRLSSDVFAVTCDKPFILNPDGTRHIVLWDFGCKGGIARALTERGCRVTVVPADTAAVKILALRPDGVLLSNGPGDPASCRGIVENVNTVAETGLPMFGICLGHQLLALARGARTTKLKYGHRGENQPVRETATGRLLITSQNHGYAVENDSIPAENRLSYVNVNDGTCEGIDYGGVNAFSVQFHPEACAGPQDTAFLFDRFLKNCEEAVRHAAR; encoded by the coding sequence GTGAGGACTTTGAGAGAGAAAGCCTATCTGGTGCTGCAAAACGGGCGCGTTTTTGCCGGAGAACGCTTCGGCGCGGCCGGCGACGTGACGGCGGAGATCGTTTTCGCCACGGGCATGACCGGTTATCTGGAAACGCTCACCGACCCCAGCTACCACGGGGAGATCGTCGTGCAGACCTTTCCGCTGATCGGCGACTGCGGCGTCATCCGCGAGGATTTCGAAAGCCCGCGCCCGCGGCTGAGCGCGTATATCGTGCGCGAACTGTGCGACGCTCCTTCGAACTTCCGCAGCGGCGGCACGCTTGACGATTATCTGCGGGAAAGCGGCGTAGCCGGACTTGCCGGCGTGGATACGCGCACGCTGACGCGCATCATCCGCGAGCACGGCGCGATGAACGCCGCCGTCTGCTCGCGTCTGCCCGAGGACCTGCCGGCTTTCACGGCGGATCTGGCGGGACGGCGGCTGTCGAGCGACGTCTTTGCGGTGACCTGCGACAAGCCCTTTATCCTCAACCCCGACGGCACGCGCCACATCGTGCTCTGGGACTTTGGCTGCAAAGGCGGCATTGCCCGCGCGCTGACGGAGCGCGGCTGCCGCGTCACCGTGGTGCCGGCGGACACGGCGGCGGTGAAGATCCTTGCCCTGCGTCCCGACGGCGTGCTGCTGTCCAACGGTCCCGGCGATCCCGCCTCCTGCCGCGGCATCGTCGAGAACGTCAACACCGTGGCCGAGACGGGGCTGCCCATGTTCGGCATCTGCCTTGGCCATCAGCTTCTGGCCCTGGCCCGCGGCGCGCGCACGACGAAGCTGAAGTACGGTCACCGCGGCGAAAACCAGCCCGTGCGCGAAACGGCGACGGGGCGTCTGCTGATCACCAGTCAGAACCACGGTTACGCGGTGGAGAACGACAGCATTCCGGCGGAGAACCGTCTGAGCTACGTCAACGTGAACGACGGCACCTGCGAGGGCATCGATTACGGCGGCGTCAACGCCTTTTCCGTGCAGTTCCATCCCGAAGCCTGTGCCGGTCCGCAGGACACGGCGTTCCTGTTTGACCGCTTTTTGAAGAATTGCGAGGAGGCCGTCCGCCATGCCGCTCGATAA
- the carB gene encoding carbamoyl-phosphate synthase large subunit yields the protein MPLDKKLKRVMIIGSGPIVIGQAAEFDYAGTQACRALRALGIEVILVNSNPATIMTDSDIADKVYIEPLTVEILKRLIEKERPDGLLSTIGGQNGLTLSMQLARDGWLESKGVRLLGASLDTIERAEDRQLFKDMLEKIGEPVIPSAIATRLDEAMNFGAKIGYPVIIRPSFTLGGTGGGIAHSAAEMEQLARRGLEVSPVGQILVERSVAGWKEIEFEMMRDGDDNCIAICSMENLDPVGVHTGDSIVVAPALTLADREYQLLRSAALRIVRELEVQGGCNVQFALNPGSFEYAVIEVNPRVSRSSALASKATGYPIAKVSAQIAMGLRLDEIPNAVTGKTSAFFEPALDYVVVKMPRWPFDKFSSATRTLGPQMKATGEVMAIAPTFEEALLKSLRGAEIGMDSPRLASLKELGDDQLEACLREPTDQRLSVVYEALGRGVSVDHVHDVTKIDRWFLWKLKKILAVESALQKCGGVLPDELYAGAKATGFLDRTIEKLSGAKVEKHLAPVYRMVDTCAAEFAAETPYFYAAAPVSGSEDEAAGFIAHHAGLVASKGTIVVLGSGPIRIGQGIEFDYAAVHCVWALKRLGYTVVMINNNPETVSTDFDTADRLYFEPLTPEDVMDIIRLERPLGVVVAFGGQTAIKLTKSLSENGVAILGTSADAIDAAEDRERFDAILNRCGIDRPRGHGVETLEQALDAARDIGYPVLVRPSYVLGGQNMIIAYDDESVSNYMRRLLAIGTDGPVLIDKYLEGTEVEVDAVCDGTDVLIPGIMEHIERAGVHSGDSIAAYPAWNLSGPVTEKLVESTARIAIELGVKGLVNIQYVIYNNQVYVIESNPRASRTIPYISKVTGLPLVDIATQVMLATLTPDAPKLRDLPCGTGLYRPSPYCAVKVPVFSFEKLSGADVQLGPEMKSTGEVLGVGKNLEEALYKGLIAAGYAVRHHEPGGVLISVQDRDKPEIVELARRLASLGCRLYTTGGTAEYLKSRGIRSASVGKISQGNRDIPYLLDQGRVQYVLSTSSPDSSERADAQVLRSKAIERRAACMTSLDTARALVDCMVSGYDEGNVELVDMAHLPERKRPVHFVKMRCGGNEYIYVDAIRQSVAEPASLSVALCGRRRSVGGDGLVIVAPARGKADARMILYDADGTRARIGGNALRGVGKYVYEKLDVKKKDLSIETDDGVKALRLYDRDGEIYSVEALIGRPDFDPARVPVTLNADGRPVVSQYYSCGGFDDQITCLSLGDPQCVILTDDCDGAELNVAGPLMERAEIFPEGTNVSCVSVADRHTLRVRTWERRIGETMSCGTSACAAAVVAARLGLVDEGEISVRTAGGLLVVRLAPEGVFLIGGVDCDFEGVIEM from the coding sequence ATGCCGCTCGATAAAAAACTGAAACGGGTGATGATCATCGGCTCCGGCCCGATCGTGATCGGCCAGGCCGCCGAATTCGACTATGCCGGCACTCAAGCCTGCCGGGCCCTGCGCGCGCTCGGCATCGAGGTGATCCTGGTCAACTCCAATCCTGCCACGATCATGACCGACAGCGACATCGCCGACAAGGTCTACATCGAACCGCTGACGGTAGAGATCCTGAAGCGCCTGATCGAGAAGGAACGCCCCGACGGACTGCTCTCCACCATCGGCGGCCAGAACGGGCTGACCCTGTCCATGCAGCTGGCCCGGGACGGCTGGCTTGAATCGAAAGGCGTCAGACTGCTGGGCGCGTCGCTGGATACGATCGAACGAGCCGAGGACCGTCAGCTTTTCAAGGACATGCTGGAGAAAATCGGCGAACCCGTCATCCCCTCGGCGATCGCGACCCGACTGGACGAAGCCATGAACTTCGGCGCCAAAATCGGTTATCCCGTCATCATCCGCCCCTCCTTCACGCTGGGCGGCACCGGCGGCGGCATCGCCCACAGCGCCGCGGAGATGGAGCAGCTCGCGCGACGCGGACTGGAAGTCTCGCCCGTGGGGCAGATCCTCGTGGAGCGCAGCGTCGCCGGTTGGAAAGAGATCGAGTTCGAGATGATGCGCGACGGCGACGACAACTGTATCGCCATTTGCTCCATGGAGAACCTCGATCCCGTAGGCGTGCACACCGGCGATTCCATCGTCGTGGCGCCGGCGCTGACGCTGGCCGATAGGGAGTACCAGCTGCTGCGCAGCGCGGCGCTTCGCATCGTGCGCGAGCTCGAAGTGCAGGGCGGCTGCAACGTGCAGTTCGCGCTCAACCCCGGCAGCTTCGAATATGCCGTGATCGAAGTCAACCCGCGCGTGTCGCGCTCTTCGGCGCTGGCCTCCAAGGCGACCGGCTACCCGATCGCCAAGGTTTCGGCGCAGATCGCCATGGGCCTGCGCCTTGACGAGATCCCCAACGCCGTCACCGGCAAGACGTCGGCTTTCTTCGAGCCGGCGCTGGACTACGTGGTGGTGAAGATGCCGCGCTGGCCCTTCGACAAGTTCAGCAGCGCCACGCGCACGCTGGGACCGCAGATGAAAGCCACCGGCGAAGTGATGGCGATCGCGCCGACCTTTGAGGAAGCTCTGCTCAAATCGCTGCGCGGCGCCGAGATCGGTATGGATTCGCCGCGCCTCGCTTCCCTGAAGGAGCTCGGCGACGATCAGCTCGAGGCCTGCCTGCGAGAGCCTACCGACCAGCGGCTGTCCGTCGTGTACGAGGCTTTGGGCCGCGGCGTGTCGGTCGATCACGTCCACGACGTGACGAAGATCGACCGCTGGTTCCTGTGGAAGCTGAAAAAAATCCTTGCCGTCGAGAGCGCTTTGCAGAAGTGCGGCGGCGTCCTGCCCGACGAACTGTACGCCGGCGCCAAGGCGACAGGTTTTCTTGACCGCACGATCGAGAAGCTTTCAGGCGCGAAAGTGGAAAAACATTTGGCGCCGGTCTACCGCATGGTCGATACCTGCGCCGCCGAATTTGCGGCCGAAACGCCTTACTTCTACGCCGCCGCTCCGGTCTCGGGCAGCGAAGACGAAGCGGCCGGATTCATCGCCCATCATGCCGGCCTTGTCGCCTCCAAAGGGACCATCGTCGTCCTCGGCAGCGGGCCGATCCGCATTGGCCAGGGCATCGAGTTCGACTACGCCGCCGTGCACTGCGTGTGGGCGCTGAAGCGCCTGGGGTACACGGTCGTGATGATCAACAACAATCCCGAGACGGTCAGCACCGATTTCGACACGGCCGACCGCCTTTACTTCGAACCGCTCACGCCGGAGGACGTGATGGACATCATCCGTCTGGAAAGGCCTCTCGGCGTGGTCGTGGCCTTTGGCGGGCAGACTGCCATCAAGCTGACGAAATCCCTCAGCGAAAACGGCGTCGCCATCCTCGGCACCAGCGCCGACGCCATCGACGCCGCCGAGGACCGCGAGCGCTTCGACGCGATTCTGAACCGCTGCGGCATCGACCGCCCCAGGGGGCATGGCGTGGAAACGCTGGAGCAGGCGCTCGACGCCGCCCGCGACATCGGCTACCCCGTGCTCGTGCGCCCGTCCTACGTGCTGGGGGGCCAGAACATGATCATCGCTTACGACGACGAAAGCGTCAGCAATTACATGCGGCGTCTTCTCGCCATCGGTACCGACGGCCCCGTGCTGATCGACAAATACCTCGAAGGCACCGAGGTTGAAGTCGACGCCGTTTGCGACGGGACCGACGTGCTGATTCCCGGGATCATGGAACACATCGAACGCGCCGGAGTCCATTCCGGCGACAGCATCGCCGCTTATCCGGCCTGGAACCTTTCCGGCCCCGTCACCGAAAAATTGGTGGAGAGCACAGCCCGCATCGCCATCGAACTGGGCGTGAAGGGACTGGTCAACATCCAGTACGTGATCTACAACAACCAAGTTTACGTGATCGAGAGCAATCCCCGCGCCAGCCGCACGATCCCTTACATCAGCAAAGTCACCGGGCTGCCGCTGGTGGATATCGCCACGCAGGTGATGCTCGCCACGCTGACGCCCGACGCGCCGAAGCTGCGCGACCTGCCCTGCGGCACGGGCCTGTACCGGCCCAGCCCTTACTGCGCCGTCAAGGTGCCCGTGTTCTCCTTCGAAAAACTGAGCGGCGCCGACGTGCAGCTGGGGCCGGAAATGAAGTCCACTGGCGAAGTGCTCGGCGTGGGCAAAAATCTCGAAGAGGCCCTGTACAAAGGGCTGATTGCGGCCGGTTACGCCGTGCGCCATCATGAACCGGGCGGCGTGCTGATCAGCGTGCAAGACCGCGACAAGCCCGAGATCGTGGAACTGGCCCGCCGCCTCGCTTCGCTGGGCTGCCGCCTTTACACCACCGGCGGCACCGCCGAGTACCTGAAAAGCCGTGGCATTCGCAGCGCCTCGGTGGGCAAGATCAGCCAGGGCAACCGCGATATTCCTTATCTGCTCGATCAGGGACGCGTGCAGTACGTGCTCTCGACCAGCTCGCCCGACAGCAGCGAGCGCGCCGACGCTCAGGTGCTGCGCAGCAAGGCCATCGAGCGCCGCGCCGCCTGCATGACCAGCCTCGACACGGCCCGCGCTCTCGTAGACTGTATGGTCAGCGGTTACGACGAGGGCAACGTGGAGCTCGTCGACATGGCCCATTTGCCGGAACGCAAACGTCCCGTCCATTTTGTCAAGATGCGTTGCGGCGGCAACGAATACATTTATGTCGATGCGATCCGCCAGAGCGTCGCCGAGCCGGCCAGCCTCAGCGTGGCCCTGTGCGGGCGGCGGCGCAGCGTCGGCGGCGATGGTCTCGTGATCGTCGCCCCGGCTCGGGGAAAAGCCGACGCGCGCATGATCCTTTACGATGCCGACGGCACGCGCGCCCGCATCGGCGGCAACGCGCTGCGCGGCGTAGGCAAATATGTTTACGAGAAACTGGACGTGAAGAAAAAAGATCTGTCGATCGAAACCGACGACGGCGTCAAGGCGCTTCGCCTTTACGACCGCGACGGCGAGATCTACAGCGTCGAGGCGCTGATCGGCCGACCCGATTTCGACCCCGCGCGCGTGCCCGTCACGCTCAACGCCGACGGCCGGCCCGTGGTCAGTCAGTATTATTCCTGCGGCGGATTCGACGATCAGATTACCTGCCTGTCGCTGGGCGACCCGCAGTGCGTGATTCTGACCGACGACTGCGACGGCGCGGAACTGAACGTGGCGGGCCCGTTGATGGAACGCGCGGAGATATTTCCGGAAGGGACCAACGTCAGCTGCGTCAGCGTTGCCGACCGCCACACGCTGCGGGTGCGTACATGGGAGCGCCGCATCGGCGAAACCATGAGCTGCGGCACTTCGGCCTGCGCCGCGGCCGTCGTCGCGGCCAGACTGGGGCTGGTAGACGAAGGCGAGATCTCCGTGAGGACGGCGGGGGGGCTGCTGGTCGTCCGTCTCGCGCCCGAAGGGGTATTCCTGATCGGCGGCGTGGACTGCGACTTTGAGGGTGTCATCGAGATGTAG
- a CDS encoding flavodoxin family protein, which produces MKKALLINGSPHREGCTFTALAELQKALSGAGVAGDLLWLGTKPMQDCTSCGRCEATGRCVFVDQVNEVLDQLDDYGAIVAGSPVYYSGATGRLCSFLDRLFYAGGDRMAGKLGAAVVSCRRGGSTASFERLNQYFLISNMFVVGSQYWNQVHGFTPDDVRQDAEGLQTMRTLGVNMAWMLRSIDAGQKAGIPAPAYEEHVWTHFIG; this is translated from the coding sequence ATGAAAAAAGCGCTTTTGATCAACGGCAGCCCGCATCGGGAAGGTTGCACTTTCACCGCGCTGGCCGAACTGCAAAAGGCGTTGAGCGGCGCGGGCGTCGCCGGCGATCTGCTTTGGCTGGGGACAAAGCCCATGCAGGACTGTACCTCCTGCGGCCGCTGCGAAGCGACGGGACGCTGCGTTTTCGTCGACCAGGTCAACGAAGTGCTGGACCAGCTCGACGATTACGGCGCCATCGTGGCCGGCTCGCCGGTGTACTATTCCGGGGCGACGGGACGCCTGTGTTCGTTTCTCGACCGCCTTTTCTACGCCGGCGGCGACCGCATGGCCGGCAAGCTGGGGGCGGCCGTGGTGTCCTGCCGGCGCGGCGGATCCACGGCTTCGTTCGAACGGCTCAATCAGTACTTTCTGATCAGCAACATGTTCGTTGTCGGCTCGCAGTACTGGAACCAAGTGCACGGCTTCACGCCCGACGACGTGCGCCAGGATGCCGAAGGACTTCAGACCATGCGCACGCTGGGGGTCAACATGGCCTGGATGCTCCGTTCCATCGACGCCGGACAGAAAGCCGGCATTCCCGCGCCGGCCTACGAGGAACACGTTTGGACGCACTTCATCGGTTGA
- the rfbA gene encoding glucose-1-phosphate thymidylyltransferase RfbA yields the protein MARKGVILAAGLGTRLHPMTLAVNKQLIPVYDKPMIYYAIWVLIKAGVRDIMLVTSEVDKSSFERLLGDGSRFGIHMHYTVQYVPNGLVDAFVQTEDFIAGDPCVLILGDNIFYGSGFPAMLSKASAQTEGATVFGAVVPDPERFGVASFNEEGKVLTLEEKPAHPKSNCAVVGLYFFDGKVMQYAHELRRQIPADREVSITDVNRVYMEQGKLDLQVFPQGFAWLDSGTYDSLLEASNYVARVEREQGHMICCPEEAAYSAGFLALEKLREYGEADKNNNYGRYLAKLYHQFKK from the coding sequence ATGGCCAGAAAAGGAGTAATTCTCGCGGCTGGACTCGGCACCAGGCTCCATCCCATGACTTTAGCCGTGAATAAACAGCTTATCCCCGTCTATGACAAACCGATGATCTACTACGCGATCTGGGTGCTGATCAAGGCCGGCGTGCGCGATATCATGCTGGTCACTTCCGAAGTTGACAAGAGCAGTTTCGAGCGGCTGCTCGGCGACGGCTCCCGCTTCGGCATCCACATGCATTACACGGTCCAATACGTGCCCAACGGTCTGGTCGACGCGTTTGTCCAGACGGAGGATTTCATCGCCGGCGATCCCTGCGTGCTGATCCTCGGCGACAACATCTTCTACGGTTCCGGGTTCCCCGCCATGCTCAGCAAGGCGTCCGCGCAGACGGAGGGCGCCACCGTTTTCGGCGCCGTCGTCCCCGATCCGGAACGTTTCGGCGTCGCTTCTTTCAACGAAGAGGGCAAGGTCCTGACGCTCGAGGAAAAGCCTGCGCATCCCAAATCGAACTGCGCCGTCGTCGGCCTGTACTTCTTCGACGGCAAGGTCATGCAGTACGCCCATGAGCTGCGCCGGCAGATCCCGGCTGACAGGGAGGTGTCGATCACCGACGTGAATCGCGTTTACATGGAGCAGGGCAAGCTCGACCTGCAGGTGTTCCCGCAGGGATTCGCGTGGCTCGACTCCGGCACGTACGACAGTCTGCTGGAGGCGTCCAATTACGTGGCGCGCGTCGAGCGCGAGCAGGGGCACATGATCTGCTGTCCCGAGGAGGCGGCTTACAGCGCCGGATTCCTCGCCCTCGAAAAATTGCGCGAGTACGGCGAGGCGGACAAGAACAACAATTACGGCCGCTATTTGGCAAAGCTTTACCATCAGTTCAAGAAGTGA